One genomic region from Anopheles bellator chromosome 2, idAnoBellAS_SP24_06.2, whole genome shotgun sequence encodes:
- the LOC131211754 gene encoding hepatocyte growth factor-regulated tyrosine kinase substrate isoform X2 codes for MLPQLSINDTMNILKTEGHKFPELKEADAMFSSDIAPDWVDGEVCHRCRSQFTFTVRKHHCRNCGQVFCAQCSSKSSTLPKFGIEKEVRVCDGCYAQLQRPTPTLTKKATEEEDLPAEYLTSSLAQQAQGPARKTDEELREEEELQLALALSQSEAETKQAQAQTRRPTFHKSPSPEPQAAAPAKRSPSPVEEPPADPELARYLNRNYWEQRQVMESPASPSAPSPMPSPMPSLQPSLLLKGAPEDVEIDDFSNSMKTQVEIFVNRMKSNSSRGRSISCDSAVQTLFMNLTSLHARLLTFIKDMDDKRMWYEQLQDKLTQIKDSRAALDVLRQEHQEKLQRIAEEQERQRQLQMAQKLEIMRKKKQEYLQYQRQVALQRIQEQEREMQMRQEQQKAQYRMGTAFPFMPAPGPGQVGAQGSPVHVGVPGGYASPGYAYGPMPPANGGTLPHYHAPQQPQQQQQQQPQQQQQMFSPQHAGQFTMPGATAPDGQASMQGPPGPGMIPPPGMNVMPGQVPPPGAMNMPGAPMPGTAGAPMMGPASLPPQQQPQQQPPQGQPQPMMGANPMPVPEQHQQPAQGPPVTLPQAAPPPNTLAAPVPEPVAPAAPPAQPPAVAPEPPTAELISFD; via the exons ATGTTGCCACAACTTTCAATAAAT GATACGATGAACATCTTGAAAACGGAGGGCCACAAGTTTCCGGAGCTGAAGGAGGCCGATGCTATGTTTTCGTCCGACATCGCCCCGGACTGGGTGGACGGCGAGGTGTGCCATCGGTGTCGGTCGCAGTTTACGTTCACCGTGCGCAAGCATCACTGTCGCAACTGTGGGCAGGTATTTTGCGCCCAGTGCTCCTCGAAGTCGAGCACCTTGCCCAAATTCGGCATCGAGAAGGAGGTTCGCGTGTGCGATGGGTGTTACGCGCAGCTTCAACGCCCAACGCCAACGTTGACGAAGAAAGCGACCGAAGAGGAAGATCTGCCGGCCGAGTATCTGACCAGTTCGTTGGCCCAGCAGGCACAAGGTCCGGCCCGCAAGACGGACGAGGAGTTGCGCGAGGAAGAAGAGCTACAGCTCGCTCTCGCGCTTAGTCaatcggaagcggaaacgaagCAAGCGCAGGCGCAAACCCGGCGACCAACGTTCCACAAGTCACCATCGCCCGAACCGCAAGCGGCGGCTCCGGCCAAGAGGAGCCCCTCGCCAGTCGAAGAGCCACCGGCCGATCCGGAACTGGCACGCTATCTGAACCGCAACTATTGGGAGCAGCGGCAGGTGATGGAATCGCCGGCCTCACCGTCCGCACCGAGTCCGATGCCTAGCCCGATGCCGTCGCTGCAGCCCAGTCTGCTGCTGAAGGGTGCCCCTGAAGATGTGGAAATCGACGACTTTTCAAACTCGATGAAAACACAGGTGGAAATCTTTGTCAATCGCATGAAATCGAACTCGAGCCGTGGCCGCAGCATCTCGTGCGACAGTGCGGTACAGACGCTGTTTATGAACCTGACGTCGTTGCACGCCCGGCTGCTCACGTTCATCAAGGACATGGACGATAAACGCATGTGGTACGAGCAGCTGCAGGATAAGCTGACGCAGATCAAGGACTCCCGGGCGGCATTGGACGTGCTGCGGCAGGAGCACCAAGAGAAGCTGCAGCGTATCGCCGAGGAGCAGGAACGCCAGCGGCAGCTGCAGATGGCGCAGAAGCTGGAGATTATGCGCAAGAAAAAGCAGGAATATCTGCAGTACCAACGCCAGGTGGCCCTGCAGCGTATTCAGGAGCAGGAACGAGAAATGCAGATGCGTCAGGAGCAACAGAAGGCACAGTATCGCATGGGGACAGCTTTCCCGTTCATGCCggcccccggtccggggcAAGTTGGAGCACAGGGATCACCGGTGCACGTGGGTGTTCCCGGCGGCTATGCCTCTCCGGGATATGCATACGGCCCGAtgccaccggcgaacggtggaacTCTTCCTCACTATCACGCtccgcagcagccacagcagcaacagcagcagcaaccacagcaacagcagcaaatgtTTTCCCCACAACACGCAGGACAATTTACGATGCCGGGAGCCACCGCTCCAGACGGGCAGGCATCAATGCAGGGTCCGCCGGGACCCGGTATGATTCCGCCGCCCGGTATGAATGTGATGCCCGGACAGGTGCCACCTCCGGGAGCGATGAACATGCCCGGTGCACCGATGCCGGGTACCGCAGGAGCTCCGATGATGGGTCCAGCATCGCTTcctccccagcagcagccacagcagcaaccgcccCAAGGACAACCACAACCGATGATGGGCGCCAATCCGATGCCCGTTCCcgaacagcaccagcagccagctCAGGGTCCGCCCGTCACGTTGCCACAGGCAGCACCTCCTCCGAACACACTGGCAGCTCCGGTTCCCGAGCCTGTTGCACCGGCCGCACCACCCGCCCAACCACCAGCCGTCGCTCCGGAACCACCAACGGCTGAGCTGATAAGCTTTGATTAA
- the LOC131211754 gene encoding hepatocyte growth factor-regulated tyrosine kinase substrate isoform X3: MTDTMNILKTEGHKFPELKEADAMFSSDIAPDWVDGEVCHRCRSQFTFTVRKHHCRNCGQVFCAQCSSKSSTLPKFGIEKEVRVCDGCYAQLQRPTPTLTKKATEEEDLPAEYLTSSLAQQAQGPARKTDEELREEEELQLALALSQSEAETKQAQAQTRRPTFHKSPSPEPQAAAPAKRSPSPVEEPPADPELARYLNRNYWEQRQVMESPASPSAPSPMPSPMPSLQPSLLLKGAPEDVEIDDFSNSMKTQVEIFVNRMKSNSSRGRSISCDSAVQTLFMNLTSLHARLLTFIKDMDDKRMWYEQLQDKLTQIKDSRAALDVLRQEHQEKLQRIAEEQERQRQLQMAQKLEIMRKKKQEYLQYQRQVALQRIQEQEREMQMRQEQQKAQYRMGTAFPFMPAPGPGQVGAQGSPVHVGVPGGYASPGYAYGPMPPANGGTLPHYHAPQQPQQQQQQQPQQQQQMFSPQHAGQFTMPGATAPDGQASMQGPPGPGMIPPPGMNVMPGQVPPPGAMNMPGAPMPGTAGAPMMGPASLPPQQQPQQQPPQGQPQPMMGANPMPVPEQHQQPAQGPPVTLPQAAPPPNTLAAPVPEPVAPAAPPAQPPAVAPEPPTAELISFD, encoded by the exons ATGACG GATACGATGAACATCTTGAAAACGGAGGGCCACAAGTTTCCGGAGCTGAAGGAGGCCGATGCTATGTTTTCGTCCGACATCGCCCCGGACTGGGTGGACGGCGAGGTGTGCCATCGGTGTCGGTCGCAGTTTACGTTCACCGTGCGCAAGCATCACTGTCGCAACTGTGGGCAGGTATTTTGCGCCCAGTGCTCCTCGAAGTCGAGCACCTTGCCCAAATTCGGCATCGAGAAGGAGGTTCGCGTGTGCGATGGGTGTTACGCGCAGCTTCAACGCCCAACGCCAACGTTGACGAAGAAAGCGACCGAAGAGGAAGATCTGCCGGCCGAGTATCTGACCAGTTCGTTGGCCCAGCAGGCACAAGGTCCGGCCCGCAAGACGGACGAGGAGTTGCGCGAGGAAGAAGAGCTACAGCTCGCTCTCGCGCTTAGTCaatcggaagcggaaacgaagCAAGCGCAGGCGCAAACCCGGCGACCAACGTTCCACAAGTCACCATCGCCCGAACCGCAAGCGGCGGCTCCGGCCAAGAGGAGCCCCTCGCCAGTCGAAGAGCCACCGGCCGATCCGGAACTGGCACGCTATCTGAACCGCAACTATTGGGAGCAGCGGCAGGTGATGGAATCGCCGGCCTCACCGTCCGCACCGAGTCCGATGCCTAGCCCGATGCCGTCGCTGCAGCCCAGTCTGCTGCTGAAGGGTGCCCCTGAAGATGTGGAAATCGACGACTTTTCAAACTCGATGAAAACACAGGTGGAAATCTTTGTCAATCGCATGAAATCGAACTCGAGCCGTGGCCGCAGCATCTCGTGCGACAGTGCGGTACAGACGCTGTTTATGAACCTGACGTCGTTGCACGCCCGGCTGCTCACGTTCATCAAGGACATGGACGATAAACGCATGTGGTACGAGCAGCTGCAGGATAAGCTGACGCAGATCAAGGACTCCCGGGCGGCATTGGACGTGCTGCGGCAGGAGCACCAAGAGAAGCTGCAGCGTATCGCCGAGGAGCAGGAACGCCAGCGGCAGCTGCAGATGGCGCAGAAGCTGGAGATTATGCGCAAGAAAAAGCAGGAATATCTGCAGTACCAACGCCAGGTGGCCCTGCAGCGTATTCAGGAGCAGGAACGAGAAATGCAGATGCGTCAGGAGCAACAGAAGGCACAGTATCGCATGGGGACAGCTTTCCCGTTCATGCCggcccccggtccggggcAAGTTGGAGCACAGGGATCACCGGTGCACGTGGGTGTTCCCGGCGGCTATGCCTCTCCGGGATATGCATACGGCCCGAtgccaccggcgaacggtggaacTCTTCCTCACTATCACGCtccgcagcagccacagcagcaacagcagcagcaaccacagcaacagcagcaaatgtTTTCCCCACAACACGCAGGACAATTTACGATGCCGGGAGCCACCGCTCCAGACGGGCAGGCATCAATGCAGGGTCCGCCGGGACCCGGTATGATTCCGCCGCCCGGTATGAATGTGATGCCCGGACAGGTGCCACCTCCGGGAGCGATGAACATGCCCGGTGCACCGATGCCGGGTACCGCAGGAGCTCCGATGATGGGTCCAGCATCGCTTcctccccagcagcagccacagcagcaaccgcccCAAGGACAACCACAACCGATGATGGGCGCCAATCCGATGCCCGTTCCcgaacagcaccagcagccagctCAGGGTCCGCCCGTCACGTTGCCACAGGCAGCACCTCCTCCGAACACACTGGCAGCTCCGGTTCCCGAGCCTGTTGCACCGGCCGCACCACCCGCCCAACCACCAGCCGTCGCTCCGGAACCACCAACGGCTGAGCTGATAAGCTTTGATTAA
- the LOC131211759 gene encoding NADH dehydrogenase [ubiquinone] 1 beta subcomplex subunit 1 yields MVLGLSRQYLWTVVPLLGFWFGSFLDDKETERMTMFRDKSALYGRTLKEGEKPSWP; encoded by the coding sequence ATGGTTCTCGGACTTAGTCGTCAGTACTTGTGGACGGTCGTTCCACTGCTTGGCTTCTGGTTTGGATCGTTTCTCGACGacaaggaaacggaacggatgacCATGTTCCGCGACAAAAGTGCCCTGTACGGGCGCACATTGAAGGAGGGTGAGAAACCTTCCTGGCCCTAG
- the LOC131211754 gene encoding hepatocyte growth factor-regulated tyrosine kinase substrate isoform X1, translating to MFRTSIFDKSLENATSNLNLEPDWQAILVICDTIRQGDVNAKYAVQALKKKMSSPNPITALYALLVLESMVKNCGTPVHDEIANKANCEMFQNLVNNTKHDEVRGKMLELIQAWAFAFRSTIKYRSIKDTMNILKTEGHKFPELKEADAMFSSDIAPDWVDGEVCHRCRSQFTFTVRKHHCRNCGQVFCAQCSSKSSTLPKFGIEKEVRVCDGCYAQLQRPTPTLTKKATEEEDLPAEYLTSSLAQQAQGPARKTDEELREEEELQLALALSQSEAETKQAQAQTRRPTFHKSPSPEPQAAAPAKRSPSPVEEPPADPELARYLNRNYWEQRQVMESPASPSAPSPMPSPMPSLQPSLLLKGAPEDVEIDDFSNSMKTQVEIFVNRMKSNSSRGRSISCDSAVQTLFMNLTSLHARLLTFIKDMDDKRMWYEQLQDKLTQIKDSRAALDVLRQEHQEKLQRIAEEQERQRQLQMAQKLEIMRKKKQEYLQYQRQVALQRIQEQEREMQMRQEQQKAQYRMGTAFPFMPAPGPGQVGAQGSPVHVGVPGGYASPGYAYGPMPPANGGTLPHYHAPQQPQQQQQQQPQQQQQMFSPQHAGQFTMPGATAPDGQASMQGPPGPGMIPPPGMNVMPGQVPPPGAMNMPGAPMPGTAGAPMMGPASLPPQQQPQQQPPQGQPQPMMGANPMPVPEQHQQPAQGPPVTLPQAAPPPNTLAAPVPEPVAPAAPPAQPPAVAPEPPTAELISFD from the exons ATGTTTCGTACGTCAATTTTCGACAAAAGTTTAG AAAATGCGACCAGCAACTTGAATCTGGAGCCCGACTGGCAGGCGATACTGGTCATTTGCGACACCATTCGTCAGGGAGACGTAAA TGCAAAGTATGCGGTGCAGGCGCTTAAGAAGAAAATGTCGTCCCCGAATCCCATCACGGCCCTGTatgcgctgctggtgctggaaaGTATGGTGAAAAACTGTGGAACTCCGGTGCACGACGAGATAGCGAACAAGGCCAACTGCGAGATGTTCCAGAATCTGGTCAACAACACCAAGCATGACGAGGTGCGAGGGAAGATGCTCGAGCTGATCCAAGCATGGGCGTTTGCTTTTCGCTCCACGATTAAATATCGATCGATAAAG GATACGATGAACATCTTGAAAACGGAGGGCCACAAGTTTCCGGAGCTGAAGGAGGCCGATGCTATGTTTTCGTCCGACATCGCCCCGGACTGGGTGGACGGCGAGGTGTGCCATCGGTGTCGGTCGCAGTTTACGTTCACCGTGCGCAAGCATCACTGTCGCAACTGTGGGCAGGTATTTTGCGCCCAGTGCTCCTCGAAGTCGAGCACCTTGCCCAAATTCGGCATCGAGAAGGAGGTTCGCGTGTGCGATGGGTGTTACGCGCAGCTTCAACGCCCAACGCCAACGTTGACGAAGAAAGCGACCGAAGAGGAAGATCTGCCGGCCGAGTATCTGACCAGTTCGTTGGCCCAGCAGGCACAAGGTCCGGCCCGCAAGACGGACGAGGAGTTGCGCGAGGAAGAAGAGCTACAGCTCGCTCTCGCGCTTAGTCaatcggaagcggaaacgaagCAAGCGCAGGCGCAAACCCGGCGACCAACGTTCCACAAGTCACCATCGCCCGAACCGCAAGCGGCGGCTCCGGCCAAGAGGAGCCCCTCGCCAGTCGAAGAGCCACCGGCCGATCCGGAACTGGCACGCTATCTGAACCGCAACTATTGGGAGCAGCGGCAGGTGATGGAATCGCCGGCCTCACCGTCCGCACCGAGTCCGATGCCTAGCCCGATGCCGTCGCTGCAGCCCAGTCTGCTGCTGAAGGGTGCCCCTGAAGATGTGGAAATCGACGACTTTTCAAACTCGATGAAAACACAGGTGGAAATCTTTGTCAATCGCATGAAATCGAACTCGAGCCGTGGCCGCAGCATCTCGTGCGACAGTGCGGTACAGACGCTGTTTATGAACCTGACGTCGTTGCACGCCCGGCTGCTCACGTTCATCAAGGACATGGACGATAAACGCATGTGGTACGAGCAGCTGCAGGATAAGCTGACGCAGATCAAGGACTCCCGGGCGGCATTGGACGTGCTGCGGCAGGAGCACCAAGAGAAGCTGCAGCGTATCGCCGAGGAGCAGGAACGCCAGCGGCAGCTGCAGATGGCGCAGAAGCTGGAGATTATGCGCAAGAAAAAGCAGGAATATCTGCAGTACCAACGCCAGGTGGCCCTGCAGCGTATTCAGGAGCAGGAACGAGAAATGCAGATGCGTCAGGAGCAACAGAAGGCACAGTATCGCATGGGGACAGCTTTCCCGTTCATGCCggcccccggtccggggcAAGTTGGAGCACAGGGATCACCGGTGCACGTGGGTGTTCCCGGCGGCTATGCCTCTCCGGGATATGCATACGGCCCGAtgccaccggcgaacggtggaacTCTTCCTCACTATCACGCtccgcagcagccacagcagcaacagcagcagcaaccacagcaacagcagcaaatgtTTTCCCCACAACACGCAGGACAATTTACGATGCCGGGAGCCACCGCTCCAGACGGGCAGGCATCAATGCAGGGTCCGCCGGGACCCGGTATGATTCCGCCGCCCGGTATGAATGTGATGCCCGGACAGGTGCCACCTCCGGGAGCGATGAACATGCCCGGTGCACCGATGCCGGGTACCGCAGGAGCTCCGATGATGGGTCCAGCATCGCTTcctccccagcagcagccacagcagcaaccgcccCAAGGACAACCACAACCGATGATGGGCGCCAATCCGATGCCCGTTCCcgaacagcaccagcagccagctCAGGGTCCGCCCGTCACGTTGCCACAGGCAGCACCTCCTCCGAACACACTGGCAGCTCCGGTTCCCGAGCCTGTTGCACCGGCCGCACCACCCGCCCAACCACCAGCCGTCGCTCCGGAACCACCAACGGCTGAGCTGATAAGCTTTGATTAA